From Cognatishimia activa, one genomic window encodes:
- the argJ gene encoding bifunctional glutamate N-acetyltransferase/amino-acid acetyltransferase ArgJ: protein MATIENVSPLAPAAFPDLPEIGGVKFASGEAGVKYSGRKDVCLITLAPGSAVAGTFTKSATRSANVLDCQRKLGSDSAAGAAFFINSGNSNAFTGRAGEGSVQAISKSIAEATGLPENRIFTSSTGVIGERLPHEKITAKVADLAADLSAGGIEGAAQAIMTTDTFAKAATATIEIEGQPVKIAGIAKGSGMIAPDMATMLVYIFTDAKVEQTLLQTMLSELTNVTFNCITVDSDTSTSDTLLLGATGASGVEITEIAGTFHDALEQVMLELSHLVVKDGEGATKFVEIQVTGAANDVDAKTHGLAIANSPLVKTAVAGEDANWGRVVMAVGKSGAAADRDLLSIRFGDIVVAEKGWVAESYAEEDGAAYMKRDHLVIGVDLGLGDGKATVWTCDLTHGYISINADYRS, encoded by the coding sequence TTGGCGACGATCGAAAACGTTTCCCCGCTGGCCCCAGCGGCCTTTCCGGATTTGCCAGAAATCGGTGGGGTCAAATTTGCCTCCGGCGAAGCAGGTGTGAAGTATTCCGGCCGCAAGGATGTGTGTCTGATCACGCTAGCACCAGGTAGCGCTGTGGCAGGGACATTCACAAAGTCGGCTACACGCTCTGCCAACGTTCTGGATTGCCAGCGCAAATTGGGCAGTGACTCAGCGGCAGGCGCGGCTTTCTTTATAAATTCAGGCAACTCCAACGCCTTTACCGGGCGCGCTGGAGAAGGGTCCGTACAGGCGATTAGCAAATCAATCGCTGAGGCAACGGGCTTGCCTGAGAACCGGATTTTCACATCTTCGACTGGCGTTATTGGTGAGCGCCTGCCGCATGAAAAAATCACGGCCAAAGTGGCGGATCTAGCGGCAGATCTGAGCGCCGGTGGTATCGAAGGTGCGGCGCAAGCCATCATGACGACCGACACTTTCGCGAAAGCTGCAACAGCAACGATCGAGATCGAAGGTCAACCCGTGAAAATCGCAGGGATCGCCAAAGGTTCGGGCATGATCGCACCTGATATGGCGACCATGCTGGTATACATTTTTACTGATGCAAAGGTTGAGCAAACACTGCTGCAAACCATGCTGTCTGAACTGACAAATGTGACTTTCAACTGCATCACTGTAGATAGTGACACCTCGACCTCAGACACCCTGCTGCTGGGTGCGACTGGTGCCTCTGGTGTAGAAATCACAGAAATCGCGGGGACGTTTCATGATGCGCTAGAGCAGGTCATGCTCGAGCTTTCTCATCTGGTGGTAAAAGACGGCGAAGGCGCCACCAAATTTGTTGAGATCCAGGTGACCGGCGCCGCCAATGATGTGGATGCAAAAACCCACGGTTTGGCCATCGCAAATTCACCGCTTGTGAAAACTGCCGTTGCGGGTGAAGACGCGAACTGGGGCCGCGTAGTCATGGCGGTCGGCAAATCCGGGGCAGCTGCTGACCGTGATCTCTTGTCCATTCGGTTTGGTGACATCGTGGTTGCGGAAAAGGGCTGGGTCGCCGAAAGCTATGCTGAGGAAGACGGCGCAGCTTACATGAAGCGGGACCATCTGGTGATCGGTGTCGATCTCGGCCTAGGCGACGGTAAAGCCACAGTCTGGACCTGCGATTTGACCCATGGCTACATCTCGATCAACGCCGACTACCGGTCTTAA
- the mutT gene encoding 8-oxo-dGTP diphosphatase MutT, which produces MKTVLVSAVALIDRDGRVLLAQRPEGKSMAGLWEFPGGKIEDGETPEAALIRELEEELGINTWASCLAPLTFASHSYDSFHLLMPLFACRKWEGTPMAKEGQTLKWVLPKDLRNYPMPEADVPLIPILRDWL; this is translated from the coding sequence ATGAAAACGGTACTTGTTTCCGCAGTTGCTTTGATCGACCGGGATGGGCGCGTGCTTCTGGCACAGCGCCCAGAAGGTAAATCCATGGCCGGTCTCTGGGAGTTTCCCGGCGGCAAAATCGAAGATGGTGAGACGCCGGAAGCAGCATTGATCAGAGAGCTGGAAGAAGAGCTTGGGATCAACACCTGGGCCAGCTGCCTCGCGCCACTGACCTTTGCCAGTCACTCTTATGATTCGTTTCACCTGCTGATGCCGCTCTTCGCTTGCCGCAAATGGGAAGGCACCCCAATGGCAAAAGAGGGCCAAACCCTGAAATGGGTGCTGCCAAAGGACCTGCGAAACTACCCAATGCCGGAAGCAGACGTGCCTTTGATCCCTATTTTGAGGGATTGGCTGTGA
- the infB gene encoding translation initiation factor IF-2, with product MSDNDGKKTLGLRGAGARPGNVKQSFSHGRTKNVVVETKRKRVVVPKPGAAKPGVNPGKPGGDPSKRPAGISDAEMARRLKALQAAKAREAEDKERRAAEEREREEARQRRRAEAEAKEREQREAEEKAKAKAEAEEQKRKDAEEAAKRAAAEAAAAKAAPKAAAPAKREPNHKPAPAATPRKADREREQRGRGRGRDDGRRSGKLTLSQATGGAGGRQKSMAAMKRKQERARQKAMGGQVEREKIIRDVQLPEAIVVSELANRMAERVADVVKELMKMGMMVTQNQTLDADTAELIIEEFGHKVVRVSDSDVEDVITDVDDKDEDLQPRPPVITIMGHVDHGKTSLLDAIRDAKVVAGEAGGITQHIGAYQVTTDSGTTLSFLDTPGHAAFTSMRSRGAQVTDIVVLVVAADDSVMPQTIEAINHAKAAEVPMIVAINKCDKPAADPNKVRAELLQHEVIVEAMSGEVQDVEVSAITGQGLDELLEAIALQSEILELKANPDRAAQGAVIEAQLDVGRGPVATVLVQKGTLRQGDIFVVGEQYGKVRALINDKGERVEEAGPSVPVEVLGLNGTPEAGDVLNVTETDAQAREIAEYREKAAKDKRAAAGAATTLEQLMQKAKEDENVSELPILVKADVQGSAEAIVQAMEKIGNNEVRVRVLHSGVGAITESDVGLAEASGAPIMGFNVRANASARNTANQKGVEIRYYSVIYDLVDDVKAAASGLLSAEIKENFIGYATIKDVFKVSNVGKVAGCLVTEGVARRSAGVRLLRDNVVIHEGTLKTLKRFKDEVAEVQSGQECGMAFENYDDIRADDVIEIFEREEVERTLD from the coding sequence ATGAGCGATAACGACGGTAAAAAGACTCTGGGTCTACGTGGTGCAGGTGCCCGTCCGGGCAACGTAAAGCAAAGCTTTAGCCATGGCCGGACCAAGAACGTCGTGGTGGAGACCAAACGCAAGCGCGTTGTGGTGCCAAAGCCAGGCGCAGCGAAACCAGGTGTGAACCCTGGTAAGCCAGGTGGTGACCCTTCCAAACGTCCTGCCGGCATCTCTGATGCTGAAATGGCGCGTCGTCTGAAGGCGCTGCAAGCTGCGAAGGCACGCGAAGCCGAAGACAAAGAACGCCGCGCCGCTGAAGAGCGCGAGCGCGAAGAGGCGCGTCAGCGTCGTCGCGCCGAGGCGGAAGCCAAAGAGCGTGAACAGCGCGAAGCGGAAGAAAAGGCGAAAGCCAAAGCGGAAGCTGAAGAACAGAAGCGTAAGGATGCTGAAGAAGCGGCCAAGCGCGCAGCTGCAGAAGCGGCGGCTGCAAAGGCGGCTCCGAAAGCGGCAGCGCCTGCCAAGCGTGAACCAAACCACAAACCAGCACCTGCTGCGACGCCGCGCAAAGCGGATCGGGAACGCGAACAGCGTGGCCGCGGTCGTGGTCGCGATGATGGTCGTCGTTCTGGCAAGCTGACACTGAGCCAAGCCACCGGTGGTGCAGGCGGTCGTCAGAAATCCATGGCAGCTATGAAGCGTAAGCAAGAGCGTGCGCGCCAAAAGGCGATGGGTGGCCAGGTCGAGCGTGAAAAGATCATCCGTGACGTTCAGCTGCCAGAAGCCATCGTGGTTTCTGAGCTGGCGAACCGGATGGCGGAACGTGTGGCTGACGTTGTTAAAGAGCTCATGAAAATGGGCATGATGGTGACGCAGAACCAAACGCTTGATGCGGATACTGCGGAACTGATCATCGAAGAATTCGGCCACAAAGTTGTGCGCGTTTCTGATTCTGATGTGGAAGATGTCATCACAGACGTTGACGACAAAGACGAAGATCTGCAGCCACGTCCTCCGGTCATCACGATTATGGGCCACGTCGACCACGGTAAAACATCTCTGTTGGATGCGATCCGTGACGCGAAAGTGGTTGCTGGCGAAGCCGGTGGCATCACCCAGCACATTGGTGCGTATCAGGTGACCACCGACAGTGGCACAACCCTGTCCTTCCTCGACACTCCGGGCCACGCGGCGTTTACGTCCATGCGTTCCCGCGGTGCGCAGGTGACAGACATTGTTGTTCTGGTTGTTGCGGCGGATGACTCTGTGATGCCGCAGACCATCGAGGCGATTAACCACGCGAAAGCGGCAGAAGTGCCGATGATTGTGGCGATCAACAAATGCGACAAGCCAGCGGCTGATCCAAACAAAGTGCGCGCAGAACTGCTGCAGCATGAGGTGATCGTGGAAGCCATGTCTGGTGAAGTTCAGGACGTTGAAGTCTCTGCTATCACTGGTCAGGGTCTGGACGAGTTGCTGGAAGCGATTGCGCTGCAATCTGAAATTCTGGAACTGAAAGCCAACCCAGATCGCGCAGCACAGGGTGCTGTGATTGAAGCGCAGCTTGACGTGGGTCGTGGCCCGGTTGCGACCGTTCTGGTTCAGAAGGGTACGCTGCGTCAGGGTGATATCTTTGTTGTAGGTGAGCAGTACGGTAAGGTCCGTGCGCTGATCAACGACAAGGGTGAACGCGTTGAAGAAGCTGGCCCATCCGTTCCGGTTGAGGTTCTGGGTCTGAACGGCACACCAGAAGCAGGTGACGTTCTGAACGTGACCGAAACCGACGCGCAGGCGCGTGAGATCGCGGAATACCGTGAGAAAGCGGCCAAAGACAAACGCGCGGCAGCTGGTGCGGCGACCACTCTGGAACAGCTGATGCAGAAGGCAAAAGAAGACGAGAACGTCTCTGAACTGCCAATTCTGGTGAAAGCTGACGTGCAGGGGTCTGCGGAAGCCATCGTTCAGGCGATGGAGAAGATCGGCAACAATGAAGTTCGTGTACGTGTCCTCCACTCTGGTGTTGGTGCGATCACAGAATCTGATGTTGGTCTGGCGGAAGCCTCCGGTGCGCCAATCATGGGCTTTAACGTCCGTGCAAATGCATCTGCTCGCAACACTGCGAACCAGAAGGGCGTTGAGATTCGTTACTACTCCGTCATCTACGACCTTGTGGATGATGTGAAAGCGGCGGCATCTGGTCTGCTTTCTGCGGAGATCAAAGAGAACTTCATCGGTTACGCGACCATCAAGGACGTCTTCAAAGTGTCCAACGTTGGTAAAGTTGCCGGTTGTCTTGTCACCGAAGGTGTGGCGCGTCGTTCTGCGGGTGTTCGCCTGCTGCGCGACAACGTGGTGATCCACGAAGGCACGCTGAAGACCCTGAAACGCTTCAAAGACGAAGTGGCGGAAGTTCAGTCCGGTCAAGAATGCGGTATGGCGTTTGAAAACTACGACGATATCCGCGCTGACGATGTGATCGAGATTTTCGAGCGCGAAGAAGTCGAACGTACACTCGACTAA
- a CDS encoding RNA-binding protein yields the protein MSRGGQPKNREDGPERKCIATGDTQPKHGLVRFVVGPDNTVFPDVLGKLPGRGMWVSADRAAIEKAASKGAFARAAKAKVKVPEGLVDEVEKQLARRVVDLISLARKSGDAVAGYEKVKDWLSKEVAEVLIQAIDGSGRGKSKLSTPHYGSYIGWLSQSELGLAFGRQTVIHGALASGGLTKRVVEEAQRLKGVREITAAGAVGKGKTAR from the coding sequence ATGTCACGCGGTGGTCAGCCGAAAAACCGGGAAGACGGCCCGGAACGCAAATGTATCGCTACCGGCGATACCCAGCCCAAACACGGGCTGGTGCGCTTTGTGGTTGGCCCTGATAATACGGTCTTCCCTGATGTTTTAGGGAAGCTTCCGGGTCGTGGCATGTGGGTGTCTGCAGATCGCGCAGCGATCGAAAAGGCGGCTTCAAAAGGCGCGTTTGCGCGCGCGGCTAAAGCCAAGGTCAAAGTGCCTGAAGGCTTGGTAGATGAGGTCGAAAAACAATTGGCACGCCGGGTGGTTGATCTGATCAGCCTGGCGCGGAAATCCGGCGATGCGGTTGCCGGATACGAAAAGGTGAAGGACTGGCTTTCGAAAGAAGTTGCCGAAGTCCTCATTCAGGCAATCGACGGCTCTGGTCGTGGAAAGTCCAAACTGAGCACGCCTCACTACGGCAGCTACATTGGGTGGTTGTCTCAAAGTGAGCTGGGATTGGCTTTTGGGCGACAAACTGTGATACATGGGGCGCTTGCGTCTGGTGGACTCACAAAAAGAGTTGTAGAGGAAGCCCAACGACTAAAGGGCGTACGCGAAATTACGGCGGCAGGGGCCGTCGGAAAGGGTAAGACAGCTAGATGA